From the genome of Ovis aries strain OAR_USU_Benz2616 breed Rambouillet chromosome 5, ARS-UI_Ramb_v3.0, whole genome shotgun sequence:
CTCAGTATGTTTATAGACAACAAGCACATACAATGTAGCTCTATACAATAGGTGCTTAGCATATGTACTatatacagtaagtgctcaacaGCAGCTTGCTACATATACCATAGACCTTCAGCATGAAGGCAGTGCACAATGCGCGCCACGGGAATTCCTGACCGTGTACAGGCAGGAATTCCACATGCTAGCTACACAGAAAAGTGCCTGCTTCCTGTATACAGTAGGTGCACAATTTCAGCTTCTTATACGCAGCAGATACTGGACATCTGTTCACTCTGGCTGTACAGTCAGGGTCCAATACGTGCTTGCTGTGCACACCAGGCACTGGGACACTGGCCTGCTGGTTGGAGGAGGCGCCCAGGCATGCCTGCTGTGCAGAGGCTGGCACCTCTGataccaacccccacccccacccccaggcaagAAGAACTCGATCCTGCTACACAAGGTGCAGCACGACCTCAACTCTGGCGTGTTTAACAACCAGGAGAACGCCATCATCCAGGAGATTGTCAAGTATGACCGCGAGATGGTGCAGCAGGCTGAGCTGGGCCAGCGTGTCGGCCTCTTCCCGCCACCACCGCCACCTCCACAGGGCACCTCAGCCATCGCCACGCTGCAGCAGGCCGTGGCCATGAGCTTCTGCCCACAAGTCGCACGCCCGCTTGTCGGGCCCCTGGCACTTGGCTCGCCGCGCCTCGTGCGCCGCCTGCCCCCAGGGCCCGCGCCCACTGTCGCCACTGCTGCCGCCTCGCCCGGACCCGCCCCTGCAGCCAGTCCCCCTGGCGCGCCTGCCAGCCCCAGGGCACCGCGGACCTCGCCTTTCGGTGGCACACCCGGCTCCCCTGCCGCGCCTCGCGCTGGGCCTGCGCTACCTGCGCGCCGCCTAAGCCGCGCCTCGCGCCCGCTGTCTGCCTCACAGCCCTCGCTGCCCCATGGCGCACCCGGCCCCGCAGCCACGGCGCGACCGGCCAGCAGCTCCACGCCGCGCCTGGGGCCCGCGCCAGCCGCCCGGATCGCGGCACCCAGCCCGGACCGTAGGGACTCAGCCTCGCCCTCACCGGGCACCACCGGCGGACCCGACCCGCTGGACTCCGCGCGCTCACGCCTTTCGTCCAACTTGTGACCCTCGCGCGCCGCCCCGAAATGGGGCGGGGCCATCACCCAGACCAAAGCCATGCCATTGCGCAGCCCGGGCCGCCTGCCCCAGAAGCCATAGAGGAGATGTAGGTAGTTGTAGTCGGACGGGCGGCCCGGGGAAGGTGGGAACAGCCCCTCGCCGTGCCCCACCCCCTCATCGCCCTGCGCCCACCCACATCGCCCCTGCCCCCGGCAGCCGCGCACGGGCGAGGGGGCTCCCTTCACCTCGGTGCCTCAGTTCCCCCAACTGTGAAGGGGGGACGGGCTGGCCGCGGCCGAGGGGAGAGGGCCAGGGAGGCTGCCCGCGCCCGCCCTCTGACGAGGATCGGTTTTTAAGTGCAATACTTGGCCTGCCGGCTTCCCGCTGCCTCCGTTGCGCTCATGCAATAACCAGACCAGTCCCTGTCCAGGCGCATCCGCGGTGACCTCCCCGGAGCAGGCACACCCTTCTCCCTCCAGCGCCCCGGCGTGGGGGTGAGGCCGGGGGTCCCCGCCGTCGTGATGAATGTACTGACGAGCTGAGGCAGCAGCGCCCACCACACCCCCACGCCCCACTAACCCCCACACCCCCATTCCGCGCAATAAACGACAGCATTGGCGCCCAGCCTGCCGAGTCTGACTGCTCCATGAGGACAGAGCATGTAGCCACCCCTCCCCAGGCAGCAACCCCCATGTGGCGACAGACCTTTATTCACACTAGAGTACAGGGTGGCTGGGCAGTCAGCTGAAGAAGAACGTGGAATGCTTCACCTGCTCCAGGTCAAAGGTCCCTGCAGAGCAGAGGGAAACTGTGGATGCGATCTGGAGGCCCCATCCCCAGCCCACAGGGGTGGCCGCCCCGCCGGGGGTCCCACCTGTTGGAGGCACAGACAGCAGCGTGTCCTTTAGCCTGGAGACCCACATGCTCTTGGAGGTTCTGAAGGCAAAGACAGGGTGGGGGTGAGGCCAGGGCAGCCTGGGGAGAGGACAGTAGCAGCACTGGCGAGAGGGGGGCCCTTACCTAGAATCGGGGCAGAACCGCTTGAGGAGGAACCTGGACAGGTCATGGAGGATGGGCTGGCTGTGCAGTCGGACAAACTGCTCCCGGCAGACCTGGGGACCGGAAGCAGGGGAGGAGGGCATCAGCAGCCAGAAACCAGGCCTAAGTGGCGTGGAGAGTGGGCTCCCTGGtcaggcagggtggggaggaggctggggatgCGAAGCCACTAGTGGGAGCACGGCCACACCTGGTTCATGACCCCGACATCAGCCGCATGTGTCCAGAAGCAGTCGTGCACCGAGACGAAGGTCAGGCCCTTCCTGCAGCCAGAATGAGGGGCTCCTGTGGAGGCGCTGCACCTCAAGGTCCCCTCCCCACAATCctcacctcccccaaccccctccgtTGACCCAGCTCTCACCTCAAGCCCCTCCCCACCACTCAGTGATGCCcaccctcctcctgcccacaccCCTGCGCATTCCAGTGGCTGTCTGTATGCACGCCCCATTCAGTGGGTAGGTGACAAGTTCTCCTCTCAGAAAATGCCTCTTTGCCACCCAACCCCAGCTGCTGCCTGATTCTCAGCTCCCTGTAGGGGGCTGCTAATGCTGGGCCCTGGTCCACCACAGGGCTCCATCCCAGGGTAGCCACCcagggggaggaggggtcagGAACACAAAACTCCAGTGGACACCAGGCTCACAACAgccacacacaccaccccccaccaTGTGAGCAGCTGTTCCTAACAACCGTCAACACTTCCCACCAGGTCAGAGGAGCTCAGGATAAACCAGACACCTCTGCCCGCCCCTAGAATGTCCATGCATGTTGGGGGACCCTCAGAGGGCCAGCTTCACACTCAGAGCCCCTCGCCTACACCCCCACACGAGGACCCTGACCGGCACACCTGTAACAGTGCAGGGCCGTGAGCATCATGTGCGTGGAGTCCAGTGAGTGGATGAAGTTGGGTGGGAAGCCGTTCTTCTGCTTCAACGTGTTGGGCTTCCTGGCGGTGAGCGGGGTACACAGTCAGGACTCAGCCTGGCCACAGCCTGGCCCCCGCCCATCCCTACCCAGATGGCCTCCTGCATGTCTGCCTGTGCCCACACTCACTGGTTGGTGTCCACACTGCTGCTGAAAGTGAGGCTCTGGAGCCCGCCTTTTATCTGCAGGGTGGATATGGGGGACACAGAGGTGAGTCCTGCCCTGcttagtgggggtgggggtcggggacGGCACGTACCATGACCTTGGAGTCTCGGTGGTAGGGCTGGATGATGGGGACGCCCAGGGGCGTGATCCACTCCACAGCCGAGCCCGTGAGTGAGATGAGCCGGGCACTCTCAGTCAGCCAGCGCTGCAGGGACGGCCACCGGGTCAGAAGGGCTGGGTCTGGGGCCACAGCCCAGGGCAGGGGGAGGATGAGGCCTCACCTGGATGGACCGGGTGCCAGAGAACATCTCCTGGAGGCTGTTGAACACCTGGCGCACGAGGTAGTGAGATGCCTCCCATACGAACTCCTGGAGAAGAGTAGGGTGGATAGGGTTTGGGGTCCCTCGCAGGAAGTCCCCCCACACTCAGGGGGTGGGCTTGCTCTGGGGACCCCGCAGCGGGTAGAGCCAAGCCCCTCCATCAGAACTACCTACTGCCGGATGCGCACCTGGGGGAAGTCCTCGAGCTCCCGGAGGCGCCTCTCGATCTGCAGGCGGCCGCCATAGCGGGTGACACCATACACCACGGTCATCACTGTCTGCTTGACCACCTTGCGGCTAATGAAGCCCTCCAGCACCTGGGCCACCCGCACGCCCTGCTTGGCATCCTGCTTGCGGAATACCTCCACCTGCAGAGGCAGTGGGCGAGGCCACCCACCCAGAGGTGGAAGTTTCCTCTCCTCTTGTGGGTCACCCCCTCTGACACTTCCCAGGAACCCTGCTCACGGCCTGGTATGGTGAAAGCTGGTGGGCCATGGGGTCCAGCATCCAGGCCCTGGTGGGTTTGGGGGATCAGGGCATACAGGGGTAGGGGGAGGTCATGGTGCCTACCTGTGCAGCCACCTCACTGTACACGTCCTGTGGCAGGTCAGAGGGTGACAGGTTGACGGAGGTGGCCCCCATGCTGTCCCGGCCCAGGGCGGCATAGTGCTGGAGACCATTACAGGAGCCGTCCTGGGCAGGGGGTGGACAGTGACAGGCTGGGTGAGGTAGGCCAGTGTCCACGGTAGGGGGCTGGGGCTCCTGTTTCCCCAGCTCTGCTTAGGCAAGACCACCCTGGACCCGCACACTGACAGGCAGCCAGGAACCTCTGCAACggggaactgaggcacagagaagcccTACCCAGGAACACCAGCCAGTGCAGAGTGGACACCATGCCATCCCTCAGCTCCGTAGCCTGAAGAAACTTTGGCCAAGCCCACGAGGGATGGGCATGCTCCACAGCAAGGTCCCCCAGCTCACCTGGTGAACCGGAAAGTGGGAGATGTAGGTGGTAGGGTCGGGGGAGTGCACCACCTGGGCAATCTCCATGCAGCAGGCCAGGGTTTGCCACGGCTCATCCGCCTCCATCCACCACTTCCGGCCCTGTGGGAGGTAGTGGGCAGGGTGAGGCCAGGCCTGGGGTCTCCAGGCCCCACCCAGTGGGGTCAGAGCCAGCCTGGGAGTACTTCCTGGGCACAGGCAGCAGCTGGTTGGGCCCAGGTGGTAGGAAGACATAAGGAGGCCCTGGAGGCACGGAGAGTGATGGACCAGGGAGGGGACGGGCCTGGAGAGAGGGCCACTGTGGTATGAGAGGTGGCAGTGCTGTCCACGACCCAAGACAGAGCAAGAGGCCAGCAGGAGAGTGCCAGGAAAGAAGCAGGGGGCCGGGTTGCCTGCAGGGTTCCAAGGTGGGTGCCAGGGCAGCTGGGCGCACCCGATGGTAAGGGGTCAGAGCCCACCGTCATGGGTCGTTCAGCTGAGTCCAGGATGTCCTCCATCACCGCGTCTGCGTAGTCCCGGCGCGTCTGTAGTGACTCGCGCTTCTTGAGCCCTGTGAGGTTGACCAGGTGGATCTTGAGCCAGTCGAGGCCATGGGGGCCAAGTGGGCGGCCCTGGGCAAATTCCAGCAGCGCGCGGGCCAGGTCACTGCCAAGATGGTTGAAGTGTGGTGAACAGGGGTAGGTACGGCCTCGGAAGTCCATGTTGTGCGGCAGCCAGAAGACGTGGTTCCGCAGATGCTGGGCCAGCGACAGGCGGTAGAGTGCGTCTGCGCGCAGGCTCTGCATCTCCCGTGCCACCTTCAGCCGCCGTGCCAGCTCCCGCCGCATCTCTGCCTTGTCGGCAGGTGAGGCCTCGGGCAGCAGGCAGCCCTTGGGGGCCTGGCGGCCCTCGGGGGGCCTCGGGGCCTCGGTGGGCGGGGCGGGCACGCCCAGGCGAGGGCAGCCCTTGTCCCTGAAGAGGTCAAGCACCAGGTCGAGCACACGCCCATTGACACGCCAAGCGCAATTGCCCAGCTGAGTGAGGGCATCCAGAGCGCCGTGCAGCTCGGCAGGCGGGCAGCGCTCTAGCAGGAGCTGGTGCTGCTGGGTGCCCTCCAGGGACCGCATCATCTTGGTGGGGCTCAGCAGGAAGGCGCCCGAGTGTGGTGACGtccagggcaggggtgggcacAGCATGGGCACCTCCGTGGACTCGAAGATCAGTGTGCGCTCCGCCGCCGTCTCCTGCAGCTGAGTGAAGGCTGGGTGTGGCTTCAGGATCCCGATCTGGGGGCAGGACAGGCCAAGAAGTCAGGGTGTACTGGAGGCAGCGGAGGAAAACCCCAGGGTCCCCTTAGACGCCATGACCCTGAGTCCAGGTCCTCAGGGTCTGGAGCCACAGCAGGATCCCAGTGCCCCACAGCCCCTGGGGCGTCCCCTCTCCCTTCCAGCGCGGAAAAGCACCACTGGAGAAGCACCTGGCGGAAGCTGCGGAAGGAATACACGTGGTAGAGCACAGGAATGAGTGTGCTGGGGCCCCGGGGCGCTGCCAGGCTGCTGGGCATCTGCACGGCTCGTACCAGCACCTCTGCCAGCTGCTTGCCCAGCTGCACCAGCACAGACACGGGCCAGGGCTGCTCCGGGGGGGCCTCAGGCACGCCCAGCGCTTCCCAGTGCTGGCGAGGCAGACAGGGCTCTGCTACCtgtgggtgggagggtggttcagagAGCTGAGAGTCCAGGTGCAGAGCTGAAGACCCTGGCTCAGCCCCTGGCAACGAGCAAGgttaggtgaggaaactgaggtggagTTTTGGGGCCAATCTGGCCATCCCAGgcaaggagggagaaggggaggggaccTCTGCTTGAGGCCTGGGGCACCCGGCCTGGGCCCCCTGCTCAGGCTCCCCAGCCTCACCTGGGTGTCCGAGGCCAGCAGGTGCAGGTACTCGGAGTAGCGCTGCTCCAGCTCTTCCACCTGGTTCCTGAGCCGCTTCCTCTTCAACACACGCATGCCCAGCTCGTGCGCCAGGAAGAGGAGCGACTCTCCATGCGGGGGCAGTGCCTGCAGGGTCTGAGGGGCAGCCCGGGAGGACAGCACCATAAGCCCCATGCTCCATCGGGACCACCTGACCTACCCCCCAACCCCCGCAGCAGCACTCCTCCCACAGCCCCCCAACCTATAGCAGTGGCCCTGTCCCCTCCTGGTGTGCACACCTGCAGCAGCAGCCCCACTAATTCCTTCTCACTGAGCAGGCACAGGTAGGGGAAGAGGGATGGGCGGCCTTCTGAGGCAGCACGGGCCTCACTCTCCTTGATCTCCTGCAGCTCCAGGGACAGCACCGACTCCCATTCTGCGCGCAAGGCCGCCAGGGTCTTCCGCTGGCGAGTCGGGGGGACAGGGCGGGGTTGTGCAAGGAGTCACCACTGTGCCCAGGCAACCTGGCCCAGCCCGGTGGTAGAGGTCCTGGCTCAGAGAGAGGACCTGGTGGGACAGGTGCTGGGATGAACCCTGCCCAGCGGATACCCAGCTCAGCAGGCAGAAGCACCCCCAGCCCCTTACCGCCTGTAGGACCTCCTCGGTCAGGAGCGGGGCCTTCTCCACGGACTCCACGGTGACAGTGGTGGCCATCTCCACTCCAAGCTGCTGTCGGAAGAGGCCCTGCAGCTCCTTCAGGGACAAGTGCAGCTTCGGGTAGGACACAGAGGGGTCCTGCTGGGGCAACAGGCTGCCAGTGAGGCCCCGCTGCTGACCTCTCCACCCACCAGAGTAGCGCAGTGTCTCCCTGGCCTggggtgcggggggcggggggcggtgctGGATACAGCGCGAGGCCCAGATGCTGCTGTTTTCTCTTCCAACTTGCAACTGTGTGACCCTTCTAAAGATAGGTACACTAAAGATAGCAAACCCAAAATATACATCCACACAAAGACTGGTCCACAGCCAGCCACAGGAGCCTGGTTTATGGTGGTCAA
Proteins encoded in this window:
- the POLRMT gene encoding DNA-directed RNA polymerase, mitochondrial isoform X1, with protein sequence MSALRCGRGAAGLRRALWPKGHPCLLAEEGTLGGVWGRKRSLSASACEQDRRKGCGHAELLEVLEARVRQLQAEGTAEEVTVKRVAVAQAPEAGGIWPPRQAPLGAEGPVPMLSSHWAQKLDKDQQLIGKRWQQLDGKLPKMVEKPTWEKRLRMEPRLLSRKLAGQLQQWERKRPQSPWEEQLARLLQEAPQRLSQEADEGSESRLEGQRQKLLAFLECCLLTGHLPLAHHVLVAQHSRAPQQQLLTLPMYNIVMLGWARQGSFKELMYVFFMLKDAGLAPDLLSYAAALQCMGRLDQDASTIQRCLKQMEQDRLSLQGLFSAVPLSAEEREELLRAVRKARPAFIPQPPPPPPPQVNTSPLLQEIYAKQDPSVSYPKLHLSLKELQGLFRQQLGVEMATTVTVESVEKAPLLTEEVLQARKTLAALRAEWESVLSLELQEIKESEARAASEGRPSLFPYLCLLSEKELVGLLLQTLQALPPHGESLLFLAHELGMRVLKRKRLRNQVEELEQRYSEYLHLLASDTQVAEPCLPRQHWEALGVPEAPPEQPWPVSVLVQLGKQLAEVLVRAVQMPSSLAAPRGPSTLIPVLYHVYSFRSFRQIGILKPHPAFTQLQETAAERTLIFESTEVPMLCPPLPWTSPHSGAFLLSPTKMMRSLEGTQQHQLLLERCPPAELHGALDALTQLGNCAWRVNGRVLDLVLDLFRDKGCPRLGVPAPPTEAPRPPEGRQAPKGCLLPEASPADKAEMRRELARRLKVAREMQSLRADALYRLSLAQHLRNHVFWLPHNMDFRGRTYPCSPHFNHLGSDLARALLEFAQGRPLGPHGLDWLKIHLVNLTGLKKRESLQTRRDYADAVMEDILDSAERPMTGRKWWMEADEPWQTLACCMEIAQVVHSPDPTTYISHFPVHQDGSCNGLQHYAALGRDSMGATSVNLSPSDLPQDVYSEVAAQVEVFRKQDAKQGVRVAQVLEGFISRKVVKQTVMTVVYGVTRYGGRLQIERRLRELEDFPQEFVWEASHYLVRQVFNSLQEMFSGTRSIQRWLTESARLISLTGSAVEWITPLGVPIIQPYHRDSKVMIKGGLQSLTFSSSVDTNQKPNTLKQKNGFPPNFIHSLDSTHMMLTALHCYRKGLTFVSVHDCFWTHAADVGVMNQVCREQFVRLHSQPILHDLSRFLLKRFCPDSRTSKSMWVSRLKDTLLSVPPTGTFDLEQVKHSTFFFS
- the POLRMT gene encoding DNA-directed RNA polymerase, mitochondrial isoform X2, whose amino-acid sequence is MSALRCGRGAAGLRRALWPKGHPCLLAEEGTLGGVWGRKRSLSASACEQDRRKGCGHAELLEVLEARVRQLQAEGTAEEVTVKRVAVAQAPEAGGIWPPRQAPLGAEGPVPMLSSHWAQKLDKDQQLIGKRWQQLDGKLPKMVEKPTWEKRLRMEPRLLSRKLAGQLQQWERKRPQSPWEEQLARLLQEAPQRLSQEADEGSESRLEGQRQKLLAFLECCLLTGHLPLAHHVLVAQHSRAPQQQLLTLPMYNIVMLGWARQGSFKELMYVFFMLKDAGLAPDLLSYAAALQCMGRLDQDASTIQRCLKQMEQDRLSLQGLFSAVPLSAEEREELLRAVRKARPAFIPQPPPPPPPQVNTSPLLQEIYAKDPSVSYPKLHLSLKELQGLFRQQLGVEMATTVTVESVEKAPLLTEEVLQARKTLAALRAEWESVLSLELQEIKESEARAASEGRPSLFPYLCLLSEKELVGLLLQTLQALPPHGESLLFLAHELGMRVLKRKRLRNQVEELEQRYSEYLHLLASDTQVAEPCLPRQHWEALGVPEAPPEQPWPVSVLVQLGKQLAEVLVRAVQMPSSLAAPRGPSTLIPVLYHVYSFRSFRQIGILKPHPAFTQLQETAAERTLIFESTEVPMLCPPLPWTSPHSGAFLLSPTKMMRSLEGTQQHQLLLERCPPAELHGALDALTQLGNCAWRVNGRVLDLVLDLFRDKGCPRLGVPAPPTEAPRPPEGRQAPKGCLLPEASPADKAEMRRELARRLKVAREMQSLRADALYRLSLAQHLRNHVFWLPHNMDFRGRTYPCSPHFNHLGSDLARALLEFAQGRPLGPHGLDWLKIHLVNLTGLKKRESLQTRRDYADAVMEDILDSAERPMTGRKWWMEADEPWQTLACCMEIAQVVHSPDPTTYISHFPVHQDGSCNGLQHYAALGRDSMGATSVNLSPSDLPQDVYSEVAAQVEVFRKQDAKQGVRVAQVLEGFISRKVVKQTVMTVVYGVTRYGGRLQIERRLRELEDFPQEFVWEASHYLVRQVFNSLQEMFSGTRSIQRWLTESARLISLTGSAVEWITPLGVPIIQPYHRDSKVMIKGGLQSLTFSSSVDTNQKPNTLKQKNGFPPNFIHSLDSTHMMLTALHCYRKGLTFVSVHDCFWTHAADVGVMNQVCREQFVRLHSQPILHDLSRFLLKRFCPDSRTSKSMWVSRLKDTLLSVPPTGTFDLEQVKHSTFFFS
- the POLRMT gene encoding DNA-directed RNA polymerase, mitochondrial isoform X4, whose product is MAYSVAQATALSRPSWTGNSQSAGTTGSCPAPAPLQGLLPPGSCGSPGAFPVRGLFAAAVGRGTTTPGGRRRRRRVAVARWSRVQTACRRCAVAAGRRGFGGPCGRRATPASWPKKGPSVASGAGRGACLPALVSRTAGRAAVTRNCWRGSFKELMYVFFMLKDAGLAPDLLSYAAALQCMGRLDQDASTIQRCLKQMEQDRLSLQGLFSAVPLSAEEREELLRAVRKARPAFIPQPPPPPPPQVNTSPLLQEIYAKQDPSVSYPKLHLSLKELQGLFRQQLGVEMATTVTVESVEKAPLLTEEVLQARKTLAALRAEWESVLSLELQEIKESEARAASEGRPSLFPYLCLLSEKELVGLLLQTLQALPPHGESLLFLAHELGMRVLKRKRLRNQVEELEQRYSEYLHLLASDTQVAEPCLPRQHWEALGVPEAPPEQPWPVSVLVQLGKQLAEVLVRAVQMPSSLAAPRGPSTLIPVLYHVYSFRSFRQIGILKPHPAFTQLQETAAERTLIFESTEVPMLCPPLPWTSPHSGAFLLSPTKMMRSLEGTQQHQLLLERCPPAELHGALDALTQLGNCAWRVNGRVLDLVLDLFRDKGCPRLGVPAPPTEAPRPPEGRQAPKGCLLPEASPADKAEMRRELARRLKVAREMQSLRADALYRLSLAQHLRNHVFWLPHNMDFRGRTYPCSPHFNHLGSDLARALLEFAQGRPLGPHGLDWLKIHLVNLTGLKKRESLQTRRDYADAVMEDILDSAERPMTGRKWWMEADEPWQTLACCMEIAQVVHSPDPTTYISHFPVHQDGSCNGLQHYAALGRDSMGATSVNLSPSDLPQDVYSEVAAQVEVFRKQDAKQGVRVAQVLEGFISRKVVKQTVMTVVYGVTRYGGRLQIERRLRELEDFPQEFVWEASHYLVRQVFNSLQEMFSGTRSIQRWLTESARLISLTGSAVEWITPLGVPIIQPYHRDSKVMIKGGLQSLTFSSSVDTNQKPNTLKQKNGFPPNFIHSLDSTHMMLTALHCYRKGLTFVSVHDCFWTHAADVGVMNQVCREQFVRLHSQPILHDLSRFLLKRFCPDSRTSKSMWVSRLKDTLLSVPPTGTFDLEQVKHSTFFFS
- the POLRMT gene encoding DNA-directed RNA polymerase, mitochondrial isoform X3, whose product is MSALRCGRGAAGLRRALWPKGHPCLLAEEGTLGGVWGRKRSLSASACEQDRRKGCGHAELLEVLEARVRQLQAEGTAEEVTVKRVAVAQAPEAGGIWPPRQAPLGAEGPVPMLSSHWAQKLDKDQQLIGKRWQQLDGKLPKMVEKPTWEKRLRMEPRLLSRKLAGQLQQWERKRPQSPWEEQLARLLQEAPQRLSQEADEGSESRLEGQRQKLLAFLECCLLTGHLPLAHHVLVAQHSRAPQQQLLTLPMYNIVMLGWARQGSFKELMYVFFMLKDAGLAPDLLSYAAALQCMGRLDQDASTIQRCLKQMEQDRLSLQGLFSAVPLSAEEREELLRAVRKARPAFIPQPPPPPPPQVNTSPLLQEIYAKQDPSVSYPKLHLSLKELQGLFRQQLGVEMATTVTVESVEKAPLLTEEVLQARKTLAALRAEWESVLSLELQEIKESEARAASEGRPSLFPYLCLLSEKELVGLLLQTLQALPPHGESLLFLAHELGMRVLKRKRLRNQVEELEQRYSEYLHLLASDTQVAEPCLPRQHWEALGVPEAPPEQPWPVSVLVQLGKQLAEVLVRAVQMPSSLAAPRGPSTLIPVLYHVYSFRSFRQIGILKPHPAFTQLQETAAERTLIFESTEVPMLCPPLPWTSPHSGAFLLSPTKMMRSLEGTQQHQLLLERCPPAELHGALDALTQLGNCAWRVNGRVLDLVLDLFRDKGCPRLGVPAPPTEAPRPPEGRQAPKGCLLPEASPADKAEMRRELARRLKVAREMQSLRADALYRLSLAQHLRNHVFWLPHNMDFRGRTYPCSPHFNHLGSDLARALLEFAQGRPLGPHGLDWLKIHLVNLTGLKKRESLQTRRDYADAVMEDILDSAERPMTGRKWWMEADEPWQTLACCMEIAQVVHSPDPTTYISHFPVHQDGSCNGLQHYAALGRDSMGATSVNLSPSDLPQDVYSEVAAQVEVFRKQDAKQGVRVAQVLEGFISRKVVKQTVMTVVYGVTRYGGRLQIERRLRELEDFPQEFVWEASHYLVRQVFNSLQEMFSGTRSIQRWLTESARLISLTGSAVEWITPLGVPIIQPYHRDSKVMIKGGLQSLTFSSSVDTNQKPNTLKQKNGFPPNFIHSLDSTHMMLTALHCYRSPSFWLQEGPDLRLGARLLLDTCG